A region of Crenobacter cavernae DNA encodes the following proteins:
- the argA gene encoding amino-acid N-acetyltransferase: MLSREFVLSFREAAPYINAFRGKTFVLAVNGETVAAGRVPGLAQDINLLASLGARIVLVHGARPQIEKLAAHSALKQTFHRARRVTDPATMDVVRQAVGATRYEIEAALSMSMPNSPMQGAHLRIGSGNFLTAQPLGVIDGVDMLYTGHVRKIDNYGIRHRLEAGELVLISSIGYSPTGEAFNLTMEEVATQTAIALRAEKLIFFIGGDSVITRGGEVVSTLDTGEVDAALSAGGLSEEATAYLPCAVRATREGVARVHLVSRDEDGALLTELFTDYGSGTMVARDPLVRIRTATIEDVGDLIGLIAPLEAQGILVKRSREALEMEIGQYSLLEHDGRICGCVAMHAFPESGMAELACLAVSAERRDAGFGEMMLQYVENQARRRGIQRLFVLTTQTAHWFVERGFVAAPLTELPMERQECYNFQRRSKVFIKTL; the protein is encoded by the coding sequence ATGCTGTCCCGTGAATTCGTGCTGTCGTTCCGCGAAGCGGCGCCCTATATCAACGCCTTTCGCGGCAAAACCTTCGTGCTCGCCGTCAACGGCGAAACTGTCGCCGCCGGCCGCGTGCCCGGCCTCGCGCAGGACATCAACCTGTTGGCGAGTCTCGGCGCGCGCATCGTGCTCGTGCACGGCGCGCGGCCGCAGATCGAGAAGCTCGCCGCGCACAGCGCGCTCAAGCAGACCTTCCACCGCGCGCGAAGGGTGACCGACCCGGCGACGATGGACGTGGTGCGCCAGGCGGTCGGCGCGACGCGCTACGAGATCGAGGCGGCACTGTCGATGAGCATGCCCAATTCGCCGATGCAGGGCGCGCATCTGAGGATAGGCAGCGGCAACTTCCTGACCGCGCAACCGCTCGGCGTCATCGACGGCGTCGACATGCTCTACACCGGCCACGTGCGCAAGATCGACAACTACGGCATCCGCCACCGGCTCGAGGCCGGCGAGCTGGTGCTGATCTCGTCGATCGGCTATTCGCCGACCGGCGAGGCGTTCAACCTGACGATGGAAGAAGTCGCGACGCAGACCGCGATCGCGCTGCGCGCCGAGAAGCTGATCTTCTTCATCGGCGGCGACAGCGTGATCACCCGTGGCGGCGAGGTGGTCAGCACGCTGGACACCGGCGAGGTCGACGCGGCGCTTTCCGCCGGCGGCCTGTCCGAAGAGGCGACCGCCTACCTGCCGTGCGCGGTACGCGCCACGCGCGAGGGCGTCGCGCGCGTGCACCTCGTCAGCCGCGACGAAGACGGCGCGCTGCTGACCGAACTCTTCACCGACTACGGCAGCGGCACCATGGTCGCGCGCGACCCGCTGGTGCGCATCCGCACCGCGACGATCGAGGACGTCGGCGACCTGATCGGCCTGATCGCGCCGCTCGAGGCGCAGGGCATCCTCGTCAAGCGCAGCCGTGAAGCGCTCGAGATGGAGATCGGCCAGTATTCGCTGCTCGAGCACGACGGCCGCATCTGCGGCTGCGTCGCGATGCATGCCTTCCCCGAGTCGGGCATGGCGGAACTCGCGTGTCTCGCGGTCAGCGCCGAGCGGCGCGACGCCGGCTTCGGCGAGATGATGCTGCAGTACGTCGAGAACCAGGCGCGCCGCCGCGGTATCCAGCGCCTGTTCGTCTTGACGACGCAGACCGCGCACTGGTTCGTCGAGCGCGGCTTCGTCGCCGCCCCGCTGACCGAGCTGCCGATGGAGCGCCAGGAGTGCTACAACTTCCAGCGCCGCTCGAAGGTGTTCATCAAGACGCTGTGA
- a CDS encoding DUF456 domain-containing protein has protein sequence MDIALYLLSAVLVIVGLAGTVFPALPGLPLMLAGFALAGWVGDFQTITVAALIVLGVLTAIGFVIDLVAGWLGARASGASPKALWGALAGSLIGLFFGLPGVIFGPLVGAAAGEFLAKRDLYQAGKVGIGTFIGFIVGTVAKIGCAFAMLAVFAGALLF, from the coding sequence TTGGACATCGCCCTGTATCTGCTTTCCGCCGTCCTCGTCATCGTCGGTCTCGCCGGCACGGTGTTCCCCGCGCTGCCCGGCCTGCCCTTGATGCTGGCGGGCTTCGCGCTCGCCGGCTGGGTCGGCGACTTCCAGACCATCACCGTCGCCGCGCTGATCGTGCTCGGCGTCTTGACGGCGATCGGCTTCGTGATCGACCTCGTCGCCGGCTGGCTCGGCGCCCGGGCCAGCGGCGCGAGCCCGAAGGCCTTGTGGGGCGCGCTCGCAGGCAGCCTGATCGGCCTGTTCTTCGGCCTGCCCGGCGTGATCTTCGGCCCGCTCGTCGGCGCGGCGGCAGGCGAATTCCTCGCAAAGCGCGACCTCTACCAGGCCGGCAAGGTCGGCATCGGCACCTTCATCGGTTTCATCGTCGGCACCGTCGCCAAGATCGGCTGCGCGTTCGCGATGCTGGCGGTGTTCGCCGGCGCGCTGCTGTTCTGA
- a CDS encoding ATP-binding cassette domain-containing protein encodes MKPCDSPLAAAPHLAVDGLARRYGAFTALDAVSLQIRKGEFVCLLGPSGCGKTTLLRLIAGLDKPDAGRVLAHGADITRLAPAKRDYGIVFQSYALFPNLTVADNIAYGLTPRRERARHQERVRDLLDMVGLPGAEEKYPAALSGGQQQRVALARALATSPGLLLLDEPLSALDARVRDKLRDELKRVQKKLGVTTLMVTHDQAEALAIADRVVVMNHGRIEQVGTPSEIYRRPASRFVAEFVGEATGSPHGACPTTWSRSARTPCSSANPCQRATRSRCSCARRTS; translated from the coding sequence ATGAAACCCTGCGACTCCCCGCTCGCCGCCGCGCCCCACCTCGCGGTAGACGGCCTCGCGCGCCGCTACGGCGCGTTCACCGCGCTTGACGCCGTGTCCTTGCAGATCCGCAAGGGCGAGTTCGTCTGCCTGCTCGGCCCGTCCGGCTGCGGCAAGACGACGCTGTTGCGCCTCATCGCCGGCCTCGACAAGCCGGACGCCGGCCGCGTGCTCGCGCACGGCGCCGACATCACGCGGCTGGCGCCGGCAAAACGCGACTACGGCATCGTGTTCCAGAGCTACGCGCTGTTTCCGAACCTGACCGTCGCCGACAACATCGCGTATGGACTGACGCCGCGCCGCGAGCGCGCGCGCCACCAAGAGCGCGTGCGCGACTTGCTCGACATGGTCGGCCTGCCCGGCGCCGAGGAAAAATACCCGGCGGCGCTGTCGGGCGGCCAGCAGCAGCGCGTCGCGCTGGCGCGCGCGCTCGCGACGTCGCCAGGTTTGCTCTTACTCGACGAACCGTTGTCGGCGCTCGACGCGAGGGTGCGCGACAAGCTGCGCGACGAACTGAAGCGCGTGCAGAAGAAGCTCGGCGTGACGACCTTGATGGTCACGCACGACCAGGCCGAGGCGCTCGCGATCGCCGACCGGGTCGTCGTGATGAACCACGGCCGCATCGAGCAGGTCGGCACGCCGTCCGAGATCTACCGCCGGCCGGCGAGCCGCTTCGTCGCCGAATTCGTCGGCGAGGCGACTGGCTCGCCGCACGGCGCGTGTCCGACGACGTGGTCGAGGTCGGCTCGCACACCTTGCAGCTCGGCCAACCCTTGCCAGAGGGCGACGCGTTCACGCTGTTCCTGCGCCCGGAGGACATCCTGA
- a CDS encoding oxidative damage protection protein gives MARTVHCVKLGREAEALDFPPLPGAIGKRVYENVSKEAWQGWLKYQTMLINENRLNLADSRARQYLAQQLEAYFFGQGADVPEGYTPPSA, from the coding sequence ATGGCCCGTACCGTTCACTGCGTCAAGCTCGGCCGCGAAGCCGAGGCGCTCGATTTCCCGCCCTTGCCCGGTGCCATCGGCAAGCGCGTTTACGAAAACGTCTCGAAGGAAGCCTGGCAGGGCTGGCTCAAGTACCAGACCATGCTGATCAACGAGAACCGCCTCAACCTCGCCGACAGCCGCGCCCGCCAGTACCTGGCGCAGCAGCTGGAAGCGTACTTCTTCGGCCAGGGTGCCGACGTGCCGGAAGGCTACACGCCGCCGTCCGCCTGA
- a CDS encoding putative 2-aminoethylphosphonate ABC transporter permease subunit gives MLTAIARRLTSRGSANPGKRFDFEALLGRFLPLLWVAALLFAVGLPLAAMLGRAFLTTDGGWAGFAHFAEIAGSPGLVRAAVNSFSVALTSTLLVVPIAFGFAFALTRTAVWGRGAFRQIALTPLLAPSLMPAISLVYLFGNQGLLKSWIGDGSVYGFWGVVAGELFYTFPHAFLILATALASSDARLAEAARVLGAGPIRRFLTVTLPSARYGLVSAALVVFTLVITDFGVPKVVGGDFNVLAVEAFKQVIGQLNFERGAVVGLMLLAPALLSFSIERRMARRQAAALSARAVPFVPQRMLATDLAALGGLSLVSLLLLSLLGVGVAASFIAYWPYDLSLTLSHYDFDSVDGGGWAAYRNSLALGVASAGAGTVLVFLGAYWAEKLKSAAGVAPLLRLFALLPMAVPGLVLGLGYVFFFNHPANPLNFLYGGMALMVVCTVAHYYTTAHLTATTALKQLDAEFEAVASSLKVPFWVTLRRVTLPVCAPALIDIARFFFVSAMDDRIGADLPLQPGEESCGGGDHHHGRRRRHRGRRGDGDADRRDVGRRFAGVQRARGADRAPQRALEGEVGRWPRPRPTSWEGRGAGRLRTAARRRTPPASRTRSRSWRRCRR, from the coding sequence ATGTTGACAGCGATCGCGCGCCGCTTGACATCGCGGGGCTCGGCCAACCCTGGCAAGCGCTTCGACTTCGAGGCGCTGCTCGGACGCTTCTTGCCGCTGTTGTGGGTCGCAGCGCTGCTGTTCGCGGTCGGCCTGCCCCTTGCCGCGATGCTCGGCCGCGCCTTCCTTACGACGGACGGCGGCTGGGCCGGCTTCGCGCACTTCGCCGAGATCGCCGGCTCGCCGGGCCTGGTGCGCGCGGCGGTCAACAGCTTCTCGGTCGCGCTGACCTCGACGCTGCTCGTCGTGCCGATCGCCTTCGGCTTTGCCTTTGCGCTGACTCGAACGGCCGTGTGGGGGCGCGGCGCCTTCCGCCAGATCGCGCTCACGCCGCTTCTCGCGCCGTCGCTGATGCCGGCGATCTCGCTGGTCTACCTGTTCGGCAACCAGGGCCTGCTGAAAAGCTGGATCGGTGACGGCAGCGTCTACGGCTTCTGGGGCGTGGTCGCCGGCGAGCTGTTCTATACGTTTCCGCACGCCTTCCTGATCCTCGCGACCGCGCTCGCGAGTTCCGACGCGAGGTTGGCCGAGGCGGCGCGCGTGCTCGGCGCCGGCCCGATCCGCCGCTTCCTGACGGTGACGCTGCCGAGCGCGCGCTACGGCCTGGTGTCGGCGGCGCTGGTGGTGTTCACGCTGGTGATCACCGACTTCGGCGTGCCCAAGGTGGTCGGCGGCGACTTCAACGTATTGGCTGTGGAAGCGTTCAAGCAGGTGATCGGCCAGCTCAACTTCGAGCGCGGCGCGGTGGTCGGGCTGATGCTGCTCGCGCCGGCGCTGCTGTCATTTTCGATCGAGCGGCGCATGGCGCGCCGCCAGGCGGCGGCCTTGAGTGCCCGCGCGGTGCCCTTCGTGCCGCAACGTATGCTTGCCACAGACCTCGCGGCGTTGGGCGGGCTGTCGCTGGTGTCGCTGCTGTTGTTGTCGCTGCTCGGTGTCGGCGTCGCCGCGTCCTTCATCGCCTACTGGCCTTACGACCTCAGCCTCACGCTGTCGCACTACGACTTCGACAGCGTCGACGGCGGCGGCTGGGCGGCCTACCGCAACAGCCTTGCGCTCGGCGTCGCGAGCGCAGGCGCAGGCACCGTGCTGGTCTTCCTCGGCGCGTACTGGGCAGAGAAGCTGAAATCGGCGGCCGGCGTCGCGCCGCTGTTGCGCCTGTTCGCGCTGTTGCCGATGGCGGTGCCGGGCCTGGTGCTGGGCCTCGGCTACGTGTTCTTCTTCAACCACCCGGCCAACCCGCTGAACTTCCTCTACGGCGGCATGGCGCTGATGGTGGTCTGCACCGTCGCGCACTACTACACCACCGCGCACCTGACCGCGACCACCGCGCTCAAGCAGCTCGACGCCGAGTTCGAGGCGGTCGCCTCGTCGCTGAAGGTGCCGTTCTGGGTGACCTTGCGCCGCGTGACGCTGCCGGTGTGCGCGCCGGCGCTGATCGACATCGCGCGCTTCTTCTTCGTGTCGGCGATGGACGACCGTATCGGCGCTGATCTTCCTCTACAGCCCGGAGAAGAGTCTTGCGGCGGTGGCGATCATCACCATGGACGACGCCGGCGACACCGCGGCCGCCGCGGCGATGGCGACGCTGATCGTCGCGACGTCGGCCGTCGTTTCGCTGGCGTTCAGCGGGCTCGAGGCGCTGATCGCGCGCCGCAGCGGGCGCTGGAAGGGGAGGTAGGACGTTGGCCGAGGCCTCGGCCAACGTCGTGGGAGGGAAGGGGAGCTGGCCGTCTCAGAACAGCAGCGCGCCGGCGAACACCGCCAGCATCGCGAACGCGCAGCCGATCTTGGCGACGGTGCCGACGATGA
- a CDS encoding TOBE domain-containing protein: MSDDVVEVGSHTLQLGQPLPEGDAFTLFLRPEDILIRAQWEPAANTVLARVADVAFAGALTRLKLSPEGMPGVTLTADLCPSMLSRQPIVPGEIVPIALPAARLIAYPEGAPC; encoded by the coding sequence GTGTCCGACGACGTGGTCGAGGTCGGCTCGCACACCTTGCAGCTCGGCCAACCCTTGCCAGAGGGCGACGCGTTCACGCTGTTCCTGCGCCCGGAGGACATCCTGATCCGCGCGCAGTGGGAGCCGGCGGCCAACACCGTGCTCGCGCGCGTCGCCGACGTCGCGTTCGCCGGCGCGCTGACGCGCCTGAAGCTCTCGCCCGAGGGCATGCCGGGCGTGACGCTGACCGCCGACCTGTGCCCGTCTATGCTGTCGCGCCAGCCCATCGTGCCCGGCGAGATCGTGCCGATCGCGCTGCCGGCGGCACGGCTGATCGCCTACCCGGAGGGCGCGCCATGTTGA
- the ppk1 gene encoding polyphosphate kinase 1, with amino-acid sequence MTHVAQTELLLNRELGLIEFNRRVLAQAEDASLPFLERLKFLCIVSSNLDEFFEVRVAWLKENVQANPNRLLPDGATPRQSLSRVSAAAHALVREQYQVLSEVLLPSLREEGIVFLRRAEWNDAQRDWIRAFFFRELMPILTPIGLDPSHPFPKLLNKSLNFAVELEGRDAFGRASGIAIVQAPRILPRVIKLPAELTDGRDTLVFLSSILHAHVHELFLGMAVKGCYQFRVTRNSELTVEDEDVKNLRTALQGELRHRQFGEAVRLEIADTCPAHMEEFLVTQFGLEAQDVYRVNGPVNLVRLMQVPELLDRPDLKFTPFEPSLPPIIAKKSNLFDAIARGDILLHHPYQSFQPVIDLLNLAATDPQVVAIKMTVYRTGTDSVLMDSLVAAARAGKQVTVVVELMARFDEEANIGWASRLEDAGAHVVYGVFGYKVHAKMLMVVRREEGGLKRYVHLGTGNYHPRTARLYTDFGLLTCNDELASDVNDIFVQLTGLGRAGKLKLIYQSPFTLHSMLTAAIEHEAEHAAAGRPALIIAKMNALLEPQVIHALYKASQAGVKIQLIIRGVCALRPGVPGLSDNITVRSIVGRFLEHTRVFYFFNDKHEDVLIASADWMGRNLFRRIETCVPIVDVKLKRRMIKEGLKLYLEDNVNTWEMQPDGSYKRRASRGKPRCAQDILLAEYAG; translated from the coding sequence ATGACCCACGTAGCCCAGACCGAACTCTTGCTCAACCGCGAACTCGGGCTGATCGAGTTCAACCGCCGCGTGCTCGCGCAGGCCGAAGACGCGAGCCTGCCCTTCCTCGAGCGGCTGAAATTCCTGTGCATCGTGTCGTCCAACCTCGACGAATTCTTCGAGGTGCGCGTCGCCTGGCTCAAGGAAAACGTCCAGGCCAACCCGAACCGGCTGTTGCCGGACGGCGCGACGCCGCGCCAGTCGCTGTCGCGCGTGTCGGCCGCCGCGCACGCGCTGGTGCGCGAGCAGTACCAGGTGCTGAGCGAGGTGCTGCTGCCGTCCCTCAGGGAAGAAGGCATCGTGTTCCTCAGGCGCGCCGAATGGAACGACGCGCAGCGCGACTGGATCCGCGCGTTCTTCTTCCGCGAGCTGATGCCTATCCTGACGCCGATCGGCCTCGACCCGTCGCACCCGTTCCCGAAGCTGTTGAACAAGAGCCTGAACTTCGCGGTCGAGCTCGAAGGCCGCGACGCCTTCGGCCGCGCGTCGGGCATCGCCATCGTCCAGGCGCCGCGCATCCTGCCGCGCGTGATCAAGCTGCCGGCCGAACTGACCGACGGGCGCGACACGCTGGTCTTCCTATCGTCTATCCTGCACGCGCACGTGCACGAGCTCTTCCTCGGCATGGCGGTCAAGGGCTGCTACCAGTTCCGCGTCACGCGCAACAGCGAGCTGACGGTCGAGGACGAGGACGTGAAGAACCTGCGCACCGCGCTGCAGGGCGAATTGCGCCATCGCCAGTTCGGCGAGGCGGTCAGGCTCGAGATCGCCGACACCTGCCCGGCTCACATGGAGGAATTCCTCGTCACGCAGTTCGGGCTCGAGGCGCAGGACGTCTACCGCGTGAACGGCCCGGTCAACCTGGTGCGGCTGATGCAGGTGCCCGAGCTCTTGGACCGGCCCGACCTCAAGTTCACGCCGTTCGAACCGAGCCTGCCGCCCATCATCGCGAAGAAGAGCAACCTGTTCGACGCGATCGCCCGTGGCGACATCCTGCTGCACCACCCGTACCAGAGCTTCCAGCCGGTGATCGACCTGCTCAACCTCGCGGCGACCGACCCGCAGGTCGTCGCGATCAAGATGACGGTCTACCGCACCGGCACCGACTCGGTGCTGATGGATTCGCTCGTCGCCGCCGCGCGCGCCGGCAAGCAGGTGACGGTCGTCGTCGAACTGATGGCGCGCTTCGACGAAGAGGCGAACATCGGCTGGGCGAGCCGGCTCGAGGACGCCGGCGCGCACGTCGTGTACGGCGTGTTCGGCTACAAGGTGCACGCCAAGATGCTGATGGTGGTGCGCCGCGAGGAAGGCGGGCTGAAACGCTACGTGCACCTGGGCACCGGCAACTACCACCCGCGCACCGCGCGCCTCTACACCGACTTCGGCCTTCTGACATGCAACGACGAGCTCGCCAGCGACGTCAACGACATCTTCGTGCAGCTGACCGGCCTCGGCCGCGCGGGCAAGCTCAAGCTGATCTACCAGTCGCCGTTCACGCTGCACTCTATGCTGACCGCAGCAATCGAGCACGAGGCCGAACACGCGGCCGCGGGTCGTCCGGCGCTGATCATCGCCAAGATGAACGCGCTCTTGGAGCCGCAGGTGATCCACGCGCTCTACAAGGCGAGCCAGGCCGGCGTGAAGATCCAGCTGATCATCCGCGGCGTGTGCGCGCTGCGGCCGGGCGTGCCGGGCTTGTCGGACAACATCACCGTGCGCTCGATCGTCGGCCGCTTCCTCGAGCACACGCGCGTGTTCTACTTCTTCAACGACAAGCACGAAGACGTGCTGATCGCCAGCGCCGACTGGATGGGCCGCAACCTGTTCCGCCGCATCGAGACCTGCGTGCCCATCGTCGACGTGAAGCTGAAGCGCCGCATGATCAAGGAAGGGCTGAAGCTCTACCTCGAGGACAACGTCAACACCTGGGAGATGCAGCCGGACGGCAGCTACAAGCGCCGCGCGAGCCGCGGCAAGCCGCGCTGCGCGCAGGACATCCTGCTCGCCGAGTACGCGGGCTGA
- a CDS encoding type I secretion system permease/ATPase — protein sequence MSIASPPSEPDVPSPDHGLTGLVLLAQFHGVAADPTQLSHQFGRGAEPFAETDLLLAAKSLELKARIIGQPAERVGLAALPALALAPSGEHFIVARTDGDKVLIHDLKSGRPLVLSREEFRARYDGRLLVVTSRASVAGTLARFDFTWFIPAIVKYRRLLLEVLGVSFVLQLFALITPLFFQVVMDKVLVHRGFTTLDVIAVGLLVVSLFEILLSCLRNYVFSHTTNRIDVELGARLFRHLLALPVAYFEARRVGDTVARVRELENIRNFLTGSALTSVLDLLFSVVFLAVMAWYSGWLTLIVVVSLPCYALWSTSLTPVLRQRLDEKFARGADNQSFLVEAVGGIGTVKAMAVEPHLTRRWDNQLAAYVSAGFKVTRLANIGQHGVQLIQKLVTVATLWLGARLVIDGELSVGQLVAFNMLAGQVAAPVIRLAQLWQDFQQVGISVQRLGDLLNTRTETPASRAALPAIQGAIAFEDVVFRYRPDGPEILKTLNLTIRPGEVVGIVGRSGSGKSTLTKLIQRLYVPERGRVLVDGNDLALADPAWLRRQIGVVLQENLLFNQSIRDNIALADPGMPLDKVIQAAKLAGAHDFIMELAEGYDTVVGEHGSNLSGGQRQRIAIARALVCNPRILIFDEATSALDYESERAVMQNMRAICQGRTVIVIAHRLSTVRGAHRIIAPTFRDKANPPRWVGMDVWAATICFNTVEAAKKGLPKPESWADLAKPFYKNQVVMPHPASSGTGFLDVSAWLQMFGDKKGWDYMDRLHTNIAQYVHSGSKPCKMAAAGEYPIGISFEYRGAQLKEKGAPIDLVFPKEGLGWDLEATAILKGTKNLDAARKLADFAASRPAMELYEKNYAVVALPGVAKPNPLLPANYEKKLVKNDFTWAAKHRDAILKEWSRRYESKAEAK from the coding sequence ATGTCGATTGCCAGCCCTCCCTCCGAACCCGATGTTCCATCACCCGACCACGGCCTGACCGGCCTGGTGCTGCTGGCCCAGTTCCACGGCGTCGCCGCCGACCCCACCCAGTTGTCCCACCAGTTCGGCCGCGGCGCCGAACCGTTCGCTGAAACCGATCTGCTGCTGGCCGCCAAGTCGCTCGAGCTGAAGGCGCGCATCATCGGCCAGCCGGCCGAACGCGTCGGCCTGGCGGCGCTGCCGGCGCTGGCATTGGCGCCCTCCGGCGAGCACTTCATCGTCGCCCGCACCGACGGCGATAAGGTGCTGATCCACGACCTGAAGTCCGGCCGGCCGCTGGTGCTGAGTCGGGAAGAATTCCGGGCGCGCTACGACGGCCGCTTGTTGGTGGTCACCTCGCGTGCGTCGGTGGCCGGCACGCTGGCTCGGTTCGACTTCACCTGGTTCATCCCGGCCATCGTCAAATACCGGCGACTGCTGCTCGAGGTGCTCGGCGTTTCTTTTGTATTGCAGCTGTTCGCGCTGATCACGCCGCTGTTCTTTCAAGTCGTCATGGACAAGGTGCTGGTCCATCGCGGCTTCACCACCCTGGACGTGATCGCGGTCGGCCTGCTGGTGGTGTCGTTGTTCGAGATCTTGCTGTCCTGCCTGCGCAACTACGTGTTCTCGCACACCACCAACCGGATCGACGTCGAACTCGGCGCGCGGCTGTTCCGCCACCTGCTGGCGCTGCCGGTGGCCTACTTCGAGGCGCGCCGCGTCGGCGACACGGTGGCGCGGGTCCGCGAGCTCGAAAACATCCGCAACTTCCTGACCGGATCGGCGCTGACCAGCGTGCTCGACCTGCTGTTCTCGGTGGTGTTCCTGGCGGTGATGGCCTGGTACAGCGGGTGGCTGACGCTGATCGTCGTCGTTTCGCTGCCGTGCTACGCATTGTGGTCTACCAGCCTGACGCCGGTGCTGCGCCAGCGGCTGGACGAGAAGTTCGCTCGTGGCGCCGACAACCAGTCGTTCCTGGTCGAGGCGGTCGGTGGCATCGGCACCGTGAAGGCGATGGCGGTCGAGCCGCATCTGACGCGGCGCTGGGACAACCAGCTGGCCGCCTACGTCAGCGCCGGCTTCAAGGTGACGCGGCTGGCCAATATCGGCCAGCACGGGGTGCAGCTGATCCAGAAGCTGGTCACCGTCGCGACCCTGTGGCTCGGCGCGCGGCTGGTCATCGACGGCGAGCTGAGCGTCGGCCAGCTGGTCGCGTTCAACATGCTGGCCGGCCAGGTCGCCGCGCCGGTGATCCGGCTGGCGCAGCTGTGGCAGGACTTCCAGCAGGTCGGCATCTCGGTGCAACGGCTCGGCGACCTGCTCAACACCCGCACCGAAACCCCGGCCAGCCGCGCGGCGCTGCCGGCTATCCAGGGCGCGATCGCGTTCGAGGACGTGGTGTTCCGCTACCGCCCCGACGGCCCCGAGATCCTGAAGACGCTGAACCTCACGATCCGCCCCGGCGAGGTGGTCGGCATCGTCGGCCGCTCGGGTTCCGGCAAGTCGACGCTGACCAAGCTGATCCAGCGTTTATATGTCCCCGAGCGCGGAAGGGTGCTGGTCGACGGCAACGACCTGGCGCTGGCCGACCCGGCCTGGCTGCGCCGCCAGATCGGCGTGGTGCTGCAGGAGAACCTGCTGTTCAACCAGTCGATCCGCGACAACATCGCGCTGGCCGACCCCGGCATGCCGCTCGACAAGGTGATCCAGGCCGCCAAGCTCGCCGGCGCGCACGACTTCATCATGGAGTTGGCCGAGGGCTACGACACGGTCGTCGGCGAACACGGCTCCAACCTGTCCGGCGGGCAGCGCCAGCGCATCGCGATCGCCCGCGCGCTGGTCTGCAACCCGCGGATATTGATCTTCGACGAGGCGACCAGCGCGCTCGACTACGAGTCCGAGCGCGCGGTGATGCAGAACATGCGCGCGATCTGCCAGGGGCGCACCGTGATCGTCATCGCCCACCGGTTGTCCACCGTGCGCGGTGCGCACCGCATCATCGCGCCGACCTTCCGCGACAAGGCCAACCCGCCGCGCTGGGTCGGCATGGACGTGTGGGCCGCGACGATCTGCTTCAACACCGTAGAGGCCGCGAAGAAAGGCCTGCCCAAGCCGGAGAGCTGGGCGGACCTTGCCAAGCCCTTCTACAAGAACCAGGTCGTGATGCCGCACCCGGCGTCGAGCGGCACCGGTTTCCTCGACGTGTCGGCGTGGCTGCAGATGTTCGGCGACAAGAAGGGCTGGGACTACATGGACAGGCTGCATACCAACATCGCGCAGTACGTCCACTCGGGCTCCAAGCCATGCAAGATGGCCGCCGCCGGCGAGTACCCGATCGGCATCTCGTTCGAATACCGCGGCGCGCAGCTGAAGGAGAAGGGCGCGCCGATCGACCTGGTGTTCCCGAAGGAGGGCCTGGGCTGGGACCTGGAGGCGACCGCGATCCTGAAAGGCACGAAGAACCTCGACGCCGCCAGGAAGCTGGCCGACTTCGCCGCCAGCCGCCCGGCGATGGAGCTCTACGAGAAGAACTACGCCGTCGTCGCGCTGCCGGGCGTCGCCAAGCCGAACCCGCTGTTGCCGGCCAACTACGAGAAGAAGCTGGTGAAGAACGACTTCACCTGGGCGGCGAAGCACCGCGACGCGATCCTCAAGGAATGGTCGCGCCGCTACGAGAGCAAGGCCGAGGCGAAGTAA